The following coding sequences are from one Eptesicus fuscus isolate TK198812 chromosome 7, DD_ASM_mEF_20220401, whole genome shotgun sequence window:
- the CAPZA3 gene encoding F-actin-capping protein subunit alpha-3 produces the protein MSLAVLSRKEKEKAIRRLLIQAPPGEFVNAFDDLCLLIRDEKLMHYQGECAGHQHCQKYYVPLCIDGNPVLLSHHNVVGDFRFFDCHSKLSFKFDLLQNQLKDIKTHGIIRNETEYLRNVVLCALKLYVNDHYPTGNCNVLRKTVKKKEFLIACIEDHCYETGNFWNGLWKSKWIFQVHPFLTQVTGRIFVQAHFFKNVNLHIEISKDLKESLEIVNQAQLALSFARLVEEQENKFQASVLEELQELSNEALRKILRRDLPVTRTLIDWQRILSDLNLVMYPKLGYVIYSRSVLCNWII, from the coding sequence ATGTCACTTGCTGTTCTGagtaggaaggagaaagaaaaagcaatccGCAGACTGTTAATACAGGCTCCTCCAGGGGAATTTGTAAATGCCTTTGATGATCTCTGTCTGCTTATCCGTGATGAAAAACTTATGCACTATCAAGGTGAGTGTGCAGGCCATCAACACTGCCAAAAATATTATGTTCCACTCTGCATCGATGGAAATCCAGTCCTCTTGTCTCACCACAATGTAGTGGGTGACTTCCGGTTTTTTGACTGTCACAGCAAACTTTCTTTCAAATTCGACCtgcttcaaaaccagttaaaagaCATCAAAACTCATGGTATCATTCGGAATGAGACAGAATACCTGAGAAATGTTGTTCTGTGTGCCTTGAAGCTGTACGTGAATGACCACTATCCAACAGGAAACTGCAACGTGCTGAGAAAAACTGtgaaaaaaaaggagttcttaatAGCGTGCATTGAAGATCACTGCTATGAAACAGGAAATTTCTGGAATGGCCTTTGGAAATCTAAATGGATTTTCCAGGTGCATCCATTTCTAACCCAAGTAACAGGAAGAATTTTTGTGCAAGCTCACTTCTTCAAGAATGTCAACCTTCATATTGAAATCTCCAAGGATCTGAAAGAAAGCTTGGAAATAGTTAACCAAGCACAACTGGCTCTAAGTTTTGCGAGGCTTGTGGAAGAGCAAGAGAACAAATTTCAAGCTTCGGTCTTAGAAGAATTACAGGAGTTATCGAATGAAGCCCTGAGAAAAATTCTACGAAGAGATCTCCCAGTGACCCGCACTCTTATCGACTGGCAGAGGATACTCTCCGACCTGAATCTGGTGATGTATCCTAAATTGGGATATGTCATTTATTCACGAAGTGTGTTATGCAACTGGATAATATAA